A genomic window from Bdellovibrio sp. SKB1291214 includes:
- a CDS encoding GNAT family N-acetyltransferase — MKIESLYSPHKAAMRDLISAIHDQIGLLPQFYWPADMLGAEMATAEAVGIFEGEELAGFILYREVPGAWEISLVATHPKFQRRGLMEKLIQHLIAAKGQRRELWLEVHESNHSAQKLYEKLGFKLTGRRPRYYKDGATALLYSCP; from the coding sequence ATGAAAATCGAATCTTTATATTCTCCTCATAAAGCTGCGATGCGAGATTTGATCAGTGCAATTCATGATCAAATCGGCCTGCTGCCGCAATTTTATTGGCCAGCGGATATGTTGGGGGCAGAGATGGCGACGGCAGAGGCGGTTGGCATTTTTGAAGGGGAGGAGTTGGCCGGATTTATTCTTTACCGAGAGGTTCCCGGGGCGTGGGAAATTTCTTTGGTGGCGACGCACCCCAAATTTCAAAGACGCGGCCTGATGGAGAAGCTGATTCAGCATCTTATTGCTGCAAAGGGTCAGAGGCGCGAGCTGTGGCTCGAGGTCCACGAAAGCAATCATTCGGCCCAAAAACTCTATGAAAAGCTGGGGTTTAAGCTGACCGGGCGCCGTCCGCGCTATTATAAGGATGGGGCCACCGCGCTCTTATATTCCTGTCCTTAA
- a CDS encoding glycoside hydrolase family 113 has protein sequence MKTLLLLAIFLMMGIPCRAALSRESAVNIITYWPTGFRVDNSEQGLRVQRLLRKIKDLGVTTVIFNFRSRMIGGITNEVTSVVPADQQREEEYHLEATIHYAHSLGLQVAFRPILLVVGPHGEFPYEDANGVLWWHGVINPSDPEEWFRSFFDYHSRYMKIAARTGAVWYSIGAEMHSLTSGLGSRNRPRRFGRPDLWIQFVTRARDLMGPQVKITYGANYTDQYVLENGVRTWGGEFEQWRHDMTFKARSEKEIRHQQDLRQLWRSLDFVGLDYYRALGTSDATYPDSYDELIKVLNPFSFQYASNLQNALAQINKAAATEKPLAIQEVGYRSVEKCFVSPYLYEDGQTPINYQHQAAAWDALLMSLWNDKTPWMNSIGIWQVLLDDDSDTTINGGFSPLGKAPTEKVLKRYFIPPE, from the coding sequence ATGAAAACACTCCTGCTGCTTGCGATTTTTCTGATGATGGGAATCCCTTGCCGTGCAGCTCTTTCACGGGAATCAGCGGTTAATATTATTACCTACTGGCCTACCGGATTTCGGGTGGATAACAGCGAACAAGGGCTACGAGTGCAGCGTCTTTTACGCAAGATCAAAGATTTAGGGGTGACCACTGTCATATTCAATTTTCGCAGTAGAATGATCGGTGGAATTACTAATGAAGTGACTTCCGTGGTCCCCGCCGATCAGCAGCGTGAGGAGGAATACCACCTGGAAGCCACAATTCACTATGCGCATTCGCTGGGTTTGCAGGTAGCTTTTCGGCCCATATTATTAGTGGTAGGTCCCCATGGAGAATTTCCTTACGAAGATGCCAACGGTGTTTTATGGTGGCATGGAGTGATCAATCCTTCAGACCCCGAAGAATGGTTTCGCAGTTTTTTTGATTACCATTCCCGCTATATGAAAATCGCCGCGCGTACAGGAGCTGTGTGGTATTCAATTGGGGCTGAAATGCATTCGTTGACCTCGGGCTTAGGCAGCCGCAACCGCCCACGACGTTTTGGTCGCCCCGATTTATGGATTCAGTTCGTGACAAGAGCCCGAGACCTGATGGGACCTCAAGTGAAAATCACTTATGGTGCAAACTACACGGATCAATATGTTTTAGAAAACGGGGTTCGCACCTGGGGTGGCGAGTTCGAGCAATGGCGTCACGATATGACCTTCAAAGCTCGCTCAGAAAAAGAAATCCGCCATCAGCAAGACCTGCGACAGTTGTGGCGATCCCTCGATTTCGTGGGACTTGATTATTATCGAGCTTTGGGCACATCAGATGCAACTTATCCAGATTCTTACGATGAACTCATAAAAGTACTGAATCCCTTTTCCTTCCAATACGCTAGCAATTTGCAAAATGCCTTGGCACAAATCAACAAGGCCGCGGCGACTGAAAAACCGCTAGCGATTCAGGAAGTCGGCTATCGCAGCGTCGAAAAATGTTTCGTATCACCCTATTTATACGAAGACGGTCAGACACCCATCAACTATCAGCACCAAGCTGCCGCTTGGGATGCATTGCTAATGTCACTCTGGAATGACAAAACGCCTTGGATGAACAGCATCGGCATCTGGCAGGTCTTGCTGGATGATGACAGCGACACCACAATCAACGGCGGCTTCTCCCCCCTGGGCAAAGCCCCCACCGAAAAAGTACTAAAAAGGTACTTTATCCCGCCCGAATAA
- the nusA gene encoding transcription termination factor NusA, with protein MAENMFSDLSKVIEQVGKDKGIDKQIVIEAITQGMLVAARKKYGTYREIEAAYNEETGEVELFEFKEVVPREKFVDEEVEIPYDDAVKLDPNVQMDDSIGIKLEASDLGRIAAQTAKQIIMQKVRDAERSIIFTEFEERKGEIASGIARRVEKGAIVVDLGRTEAYIPPREQIPGEQYKPGDRIQGYLSEVRQTTRGPQIIMSRADERYLMKLFEMEVPEIYDGVVEIMAAAREPGQRAKIAVRSNDQTVDPVGACVGMKGSRVQNIVQELRGEKIDIVPWDEDITRFAVNALAPAEISRVFLDDTNREMEIVVPDSQLSLAIGKRGQNVRLAAKLTTWKLDIISESSAASRTAESIFNLMLIPGMNETMAQNIFQSGFGSFQSVAQASVQELMTIPGYDDPEKAEKLSKEANALLKKYEAEGTPVPTAPSAGGKDSKAGGGSAKAQADALLKQELQKLNSQEAEEE; from the coding sequence ATGGCTGAAAATATGTTTTCAGATCTTTCGAAAGTGATCGAGCAAGTTGGTAAAGACAAAGGTATCGATAAGCAAATCGTTATTGAAGCGATCACTCAAGGTATGCTTGTAGCTGCCCGTAAAAAATACGGTACTTACCGTGAAATCGAAGCCGCATACAACGAAGAGACTGGCGAAGTTGAACTTTTCGAGTTCAAAGAGGTTGTTCCTCGTGAAAAATTCGTCGACGAAGAAGTTGAAATTCCTTACGACGACGCAGTTAAATTAGATCCAAACGTTCAAATGGACGATTCAATTGGTATCAAATTGGAAGCTTCTGATTTGGGCCGTATCGCAGCTCAAACTGCGAAACAAATCATCATGCAAAAAGTGCGTGATGCTGAACGCTCTATCATCTTTACTGAATTCGAAGAACGTAAAGGTGAAATTGCATCTGGTATCGCTCGTCGCGTGGAAAAAGGCGCGATCGTTGTCGATTTGGGTCGTACGGAAGCGTACATCCCACCTCGTGAGCAAATCCCTGGCGAACAATACAAACCGGGTGACCGTATTCAAGGTTACTTGTCTGAAGTTCGTCAAACAACTCGTGGTCCACAAATCATCATGTCTCGCGCTGATGAACGTTATTTGATGAAACTTTTCGAAATGGAAGTTCCAGAAATCTATGACGGTGTGGTTGAGATCATGGCTGCGGCTCGTGAACCAGGACAACGTGCGAAAATCGCAGTTCGTTCTAACGACCAAACTGTTGATCCAGTGGGCGCGTGCGTAGGTATGAAGGGTTCTCGTGTACAAAATATCGTACAAGAACTTCGTGGTGAAAAAATCGATATCGTTCCTTGGGACGAAGACATCACTCGTTTCGCGGTAAATGCTTTGGCTCCGGCTGAAATTTCTCGCGTATTCTTGGATGACACAAACCGTGAGATGGAAATCGTAGTTCCAGATTCTCAATTGTCTTTGGCAATTGGTAAACGCGGTCAAAACGTTCGCTTGGCAGCTAAATTGACGACTTGGAAATTGGATATCATTTCTGAATCTTCAGCGGCTTCTCGTACAGCGGAATCCATCTTCAATTTGATGTTGATCCCTGGCATGAACGAAACTATGGCACAAAACATCTTCCAATCTGGCTTCGGTTCATTCCAATCTGTAGCTCAAGCGAGCGTTCAAGAGTTGATGACGATTCCGGGTTACGATGATCCAGAAAAGGCAGAAAAACTTTCTAAGGAAGCAAACGCTTTGCTTAAAAAGTATGAAGCAGAAGGTACTCCAGTACCAACAGCTCCATCTGCAGGTGGAAAAGACAGCAAAGCGGGTGGCGGATCTGCGAAAGCACAAGCCGATGCATTGTTGAAGCAAGAGTTGCAGAAATTGAACTCTCAAGAAGCTGAAGAAGAATAG
- a CDS encoding type 1 glutamine amidotransferase domain-containing protein has translation MKAKKVLFVATNCSKLGNTGHRTGAFLSELTHPYDEISGAGYQIDIASPRGGEIPLDGVKMDDPVNAVWMNDEDFLEKIANSLSADQLNADDYCAIYYAGGHGAMFDLADNKKLQEITKEIWENDGIVSAVCHGTVGLVNVRSSDGQYLIKDHEVAAFSNSEEEAVGMEDVVPFLLQDKIISRGAHYTHASKFAPHVVKSGRLVTGQNPASAMGVGQSIVEVLEFISEGRSVPAMNWCEWHSHP, from the coding sequence ATGAAGGCGAAGAAAGTCCTATTCGTGGCGACGAACTGCTCAAAATTAGGAAATACGGGGCATCGCACCGGGGCCTTCTTGTCTGAGCTGACCCATCCTTATGACGAAATCTCGGGGGCTGGCTATCAGATTGATATTGCCAGCCCCCGAGGTGGCGAAATTCCTTTGGACGGTGTGAAGATGGATGATCCCGTCAACGCCGTGTGGATGAATGACGAGGATTTTTTGGAAAAGATCGCAAACAGTTTGTCGGCAGATCAACTGAATGCCGATGATTACTGCGCGATCTATTATGCTGGCGGGCATGGTGCCATGTTTGATCTTGCCGATAACAAAAAACTTCAAGAAATCACCAAAGAAATTTGGGAAAATGATGGCATCGTATCCGCAGTTTGCCACGGAACTGTTGGGCTGGTGAACGTTCGAAGTTCTGATGGACAGTATTTGATCAAAGATCACGAAGTCGCAGCCTTTAGCAATTCAGAAGAGGAAGCCGTGGGGATGGAAGACGTGGTCCCTTTCCTTTTACAAGACAAAATCATTTCAAGAGGAGCGCATTACACCCATGCCTCAAAATTTGCTCCTCACGTCGTTAAAAGTGGTCGATTGGTCACAGGACAAAACCCGGCTTCCGCTATGGGCGTTGGTCAAAGTATTGTCGAGGTTCTCGAATTCATCTCTGAGGGTCGTAGCGTGCCTGCCATGAACTGGTGTGAATGGCACTCCCATCCCTAA
- the rimP gene encoding ribosome maturation factor RimP: MSERPSWLDQVEKIASDAAQSQGCLLYDIEFVGGGKGRTLRLFIDKDEEGGISLEDCSNVSKAFNEVLEKDEEIIPGAAYALEVSSPGLERHLAKPWHFQKAVGKKVYLKTSKALESMGVTDKKWKATKTVEEVIESADDQAVRFVVNDVEIKIPYGMIEKAKVLFEINKGQKK; the protein is encoded by the coding sequence ATGTCTGAGAGACCCTCTTGGTTAGATCAAGTAGAAAAAATCGCGAGTGATGCTGCCCAATCTCAAGGCTGCCTGCTTTACGATATTGAATTCGTAGGTGGTGGTAAGGGACGTACTCTGCGCTTGTTCATCGATAAAGATGAAGAGGGCGGAATTAGTTTGGAAGATTGTTCCAATGTTTCTAAAGCTTTCAATGAAGTTTTGGAAAAGGACGAGGAAATCATTCCGGGTGCCGCTTACGCATTGGAAGTTTCAAGCCCTGGTTTGGAGCGTCACTTGGCTAAGCCTTGGCACTTCCAAAAGGCCGTAGGTAAGAAAGTTTATCTGAAAACATCGAAAGCTCTGGAGAGCATGGGTGTAACAGATAAGAAATGGAAAGCCACAAAGACTGTCGAAGAGGTTATTGAATCTGCCGACGATCAAGCGGTCCGTTTCGTGGTCAATGACGTCGAGATTAAAATCCCGTACGGAATGATCGAAAAAGCTAAAGTTTTGTTTGAAATTAATAAAGGTCAAAAAAAGTAG
- the rbfA gene encoding 30S ribosome-binding factor RbfA, with protein MKNVGDGRRVAQVERQIQATIAQFLIKGFKMPLPGLVTVASVKMPADLRAAKVYISVLGSEEAQNEAVELLQERAFEIQNYIGKELKMRYCPKLKFYADHATEQVLKVERIISDLEAERKAKEPKNESESDDE; from the coding sequence ATGAAGAATGTGGGTGATGGACGCAGGGTCGCACAAGTTGAGCGTCAAATTCAGGCGACCATTGCTCAATTTCTAATTAAAGGCTTTAAAATGCCGTTGCCAGGTTTGGTGACGGTGGCCTCTGTTAAGATGCCTGCGGATTTGCGCGCAGCTAAAGTTTACATCAGCGTTTTGGGTTCTGAAGAGGCCCAAAACGAAGCTGTCGAATTATTGCAAGAGCGCGCCTTCGAAATCCAAAACTATATCGGTAAAGAATTAAAGATGCGCTACTGCCCAAAGCTAAAGTTCTATGCGGATCACGCAACAGAGCAGGTTTTGAAGGTGGAGCGTATTATTTCTGATCTTGAGGCTGAAAGAAAAGCCAAAGAACCAAAAAACGAATCCGAATCTGATGACGAATAA
- the infB gene encoding translation initiation factor IF-2 has translation MSNPKVFEFAKEIGMTPLALMDKIREWNLPIKSHMAELEPQVLEQIKIKLGGGDKPADEAKPKKAATRKAPAKKVAAAAAAEAEAAAAAPAKVIRRKTKEEAAPVEAKAKIISKPDVEEEAEAPKTTRVVVKKPAAAAAPKEEAAEPTPAVVEEKLVAKPEPTPVAAAPAAPVVEAKVEAPAPVKTEAPAAPAQATPAAPVQARKKEVVVGTSGVASSSTPASAPKRNIIGRMDLSRVQTQAPQRPQGDRPQGGFQPRSGGGASASFTGPRPGGFNRPAGGAPTRNIRPGFVAQQAPPEIPTEGADHHHNKDFDKRKRFGASPAPAAFNAGPSAREKEKEEEIKSFNAVDFRKREMVFQPKKKKTVTEQGQKTQITTAAAHKRVVKVNNTMKLSDLAMAMGLKAPQLVKVMMKNGVMANMNTDLDFDTIALIVPEFGWEAQNVFKTADDVASETAFGDLDADKITRPPVVTIMGHVDHGKTSLLDAIRNADVAKGEAGGITQHIGAYSVQIEDGSLITFLDTPGHEAFTAMRTRGANATDIAVIVVAADDGMMPQTQESINHAKAAGVPIIVAVNKMDKPGANPDRIKQQLTELEIVPEEWGGNTIFVEVSALKKTGLKELLEQIKLLAEIGELKANPKRSGTGLVIEAKMEKGKGPVATLLVKDGTVSVGQYLVAGTMKGRVRSLTNDKGQRVESVGPGLPVEVLGLDGVPAAGDKFDIVKDERTAEEMSTLRKEQAAKAANVPAQKMSLDEIFSKVKAGDVKELAIILKADVHGSLEAINGMLAKLVTPEVKVRVIHAAVGGINENDVTLANTSKGIVLGFNVRPDLGAQAKAKQLGVDIRTYSIVYELIDQMKAAMSGLLTPDMVEEVMGRVEVRNVFNVPKVGTIAGCFVIDGKVQRNNSIRLLREDKIIYEGKIASLKRFKDDAKEVASGYECGIGIENYNDVKVGDMMEAFVKKEVARELGI, from the coding sequence GTGAGTAATCCAAAAGTTTTTGAATTTGCGAAAGAAATCGGGATGACCCCGCTGGCTTTGATGGACAAAATCCGTGAATGGAATTTGCCTATTAAGAGCCATATGGCGGAATTGGAACCGCAAGTTCTTGAGCAGATTAAAATTAAGCTGGGTGGTGGTGATAAGCCCGCTGATGAAGCGAAACCCAAAAAAGCAGCAACTCGCAAGGCGCCAGCTAAAAAAGTAGCGGCGGCAGCAGCGGCTGAAGCTGAGGCAGCAGCAGCGGCTCCAGCTAAAGTCATTCGTCGTAAGACGAAAGAGGAAGCGGCTCCGGTTGAAGCGAAAGCAAAAATTATTTCTAAACCCGACGTTGAAGAAGAAGCGGAAGCTCCAAAAACAACTCGTGTTGTAGTTAAGAAACCTGCAGCTGCGGCTGCTCCGAAGGAAGAGGCTGCAGAGCCAACTCCAGCGGTGGTTGAAGAAAAGCTTGTCGCAAAACCAGAACCAACTCCAGTGGCAGCAGCCCCAGCGGCTCCAGTCGTGGAAGCGAAAGTGGAAGCTCCAGCTCCTGTAAAAACAGAAGCTCCGGCGGCACCTGCTCAGGCCACTCCAGCGGCGCCAGTGCAAGCTCGTAAGAAAGAAGTCGTCGTGGGAACAAGCGGTGTCGCAAGTTCTTCAACTCCAGCTTCTGCTCCGAAAAGAAATATCATTGGACGTATGGATCTTTCCCGCGTTCAGACACAAGCTCCACAACGCCCACAAGGTGATCGTCCACAAGGTGGATTCCAGCCTCGTTCAGGTGGTGGCGCAAGTGCTTCTTTCACAGGACCTCGCCCGGGTGGTTTCAACCGTCCAGCAGGTGGTGCGCCAACGCGCAACATCCGTCCTGGTTTCGTAGCGCAACAAGCTCCGCCAGAGATTCCAACTGAGGGCGCTGATCATCATCACAATAAGGATTTTGATAAGCGTAAACGTTTTGGCGCATCTCCAGCTCCAGCGGCTTTCAATGCGGGTCCAAGCGCTCGTGAGAAAGAAAAAGAAGAAGAAATCAAGAGCTTCAATGCGGTTGATTTCCGTAAACGCGAAATGGTCTTCCAACCTAAAAAGAAGAAGACCGTTACAGAGCAAGGTCAAAAAACTCAGATCACGACAGCTGCTGCGCATAAGCGCGTAGTTAAAGTGAATAACACAATGAAATTGTCTGACTTGGCAATGGCGATGGGCCTTAAAGCTCCTCAGCTAGTTAAAGTCATGATGAAAAATGGTGTGATGGCGAACATGAATACTGACTTGGATTTCGATACGATCGCTTTGATCGTTCCTGAATTCGGTTGGGAAGCACAAAACGTGTTCAAGACAGCTGATGACGTGGCGTCTGAAACTGCATTCGGAGATTTGGATGCAGATAAGATCACTCGTCCACCAGTTGTTACAATCATGGGTCACGTTGACCATGGTAAAACATCATTGCTAGATGCTATCCGCAATGCTGACGTTGCTAAAGGCGAAGCCGGCGGTATCACTCAGCACATCGGTGCTTACTCCGTACAAATTGAAGATGGTTCTTTGATCACGTTCCTAGATACTCCGGGTCACGAAGCCTTTACGGCGATGCGTACTCGTGGTGCGAACGCGACAGATATCGCGGTTATCGTGGTAGCTGCGGATGACGGTATGATGCCGCAAACGCAAGAATCTATTAACCATGCGAAAGCAGCAGGCGTACCTATTATCGTTGCTGTGAATAAGATGGATAAACCGGGTGCAAATCCGGACCGTATCAAACAACAATTAACTGAACTTGAAATCGTCCCAGAAGAATGGGGTGGTAACACGATCTTCGTGGAAGTTTCAGCACTTAAGAAAACAGGCTTGAAAGAGCTTCTTGAGCAAATCAAATTGTTGGCTGAAATCGGTGAATTGAAAGCCAATCCAAAACGTTCGGGCACAGGTCTTGTGATCGAAGCGAAGATGGAAAAAGGCAAAGGTCCTGTAGCAACACTTCTAGTTAAAGACGGAACTGTTTCTGTGGGTCAGTACTTGGTTGCAGGAACAATGAAGGGCCGCGTTCGTTCATTGACGAATGATAAAGGTCAAAGAGTTGAGTCAGTGGGTCCGGGCCTTCCAGTGGAAGTTTTGGGTCTTGATGGCGTTCCAGCAGCGGGCGATAAGTTTGACATCGTAAAAGATGAAAGAACTGCTGAAGAGATGTCTACTTTGAGAAAAGAACAAGCCGCAAAAGCTGCTAACGTTCCTGCTCAAAAAATGTCTTTGGACGAGATCTTCTCTAAAGTTAAAGCCGGCGATGTGAAAGAGCTTGCGATCATCTTGAAAGCAGACGTTCATGGTTCTCTTGAGGCCATCAACGGCATGCTTGCGAAATTGGTAACTCCGGAAGTGAAAGTGCGTGTTATCCACGCGGCTGTCGGTGGTATCAATGAGAATGACGTGACTTTGGCGAATACTTCTAAAGGTATCGTTTTGGGCTTCAACGTACGTCCTGACCTGGGCGCACAAGCTAAAGCGAAACAATTGGGCGTAGACATCAGAACTTACTCCATCGTTTACGAATTGATCGATCAAATGAAAGCTGCAATGTCCGGTCTTCTTACGCCAGATATGGTTGAAGAAGTTATGGGCCGTGTGGAAGTTCGTAACGTGTTCAACGTACCAAAAGTCGGAACAATCGCTGGTTGCTTCGTTATTGATGGTAAAGTTCAACGTAACAACTCGATCCGTCTTCTTCGTGAAGATAAGATCATTTACGAAGGTAAGATCGCATCGCTTAAACGTTTCAAAGACGACGCCAAAGAAGTGGCTTCTGGCTACGAATGCGGTATCGGCATCGAAAACTACAACGACGTTAAAGTCGGCGATATGATGGAAGCTTTCGTTAAGAAAGAAGTTGCAAGAGAGTTGGGTATTTAA